Proteins from one Romboutsia sp. CE17 genomic window:
- the rplC gene encoding 50S ribosomal protein L3: MKGILGKKIGMTQIFTEVGAVVPVTVVEAGPVVVTQIKTVEKDGYNAVQVGFGDVKEKSLNKPQKGHLAAANTLKKHLKEFRVDSVEGYTVGQEIKADLFAAGEMVDVSGISKGKGFQGPIKRHGQSRGPESHGSRYHRRPGSMGACSFPGRVFKNKKLAGHMGSVKVTVQNLEVVRIDAEKNLILVKGAIPGAKGSVVTIKEAVKASK; this comes from the coding sequence ATGAAAGGAATATTAGGTAAAAAAATAGGTATGACTCAAATATTCACTGAAGTTGGTGCAGTAGTACCAGTTACAGTTGTTGAAGCAGGACCTGTTGTTGTAACTCAAATAAAAACTGTTGAAAAAGACGGATATAACGCAGTTCAAGTTGGTTTTGGAGATGTTAAAGAAAAATCTTTAAACAAACCTCAAAAAGGACATTTAGCTGCTGCAAATACTTTAAAGAAACACTTAAAAGAATTCAGAGTTGACTCTGTAGAAGGATACACAGTTGGACAAGAAATAAAAGCTGATTTATTCGCTGCAGGAGAAATGGTAGATGTAAGTGGAATATCTAAAGGTAAAGGATTCCAAGGTCCAATAAAGAGACATGGACAATCTAGAGGACCAGAATCTCACGGTTCTAGATACCACAGAAGACCAGGTTCAATGGGTGCTTGTTCATTCCCTGGTAGAGTATTCAAAAACAAAAAATTAGCTGGACACATGGGTAGCGTTAAAGTTACTGTTCAAAACTTAGAAGTAGTTAGAATAGATGCTGAAAAGAACCTTATATTAGTTAAAGGTGCTATACCAGGAGCTAAAGGTTCAGTAGTAACTATAAAAGAAGCAGTTAAAGCTTCTAAATAA
- the rplD gene encoding 50S ribosomal protein L4, with protein sequence MPKLNVLNINGQNVGEIELADSIFNVEVNEHVLYEVVKNQLANKRQGTQSAKTRAEVRGGGRKPWKQKGTGRARQGSIRAVQWVGGGVAFAPKPRNYSYTLPRKVRRLAIKSALTSKVQNNEIIVLDSFNMEAPKTKEFVQILKNINAAKKALVVTAENNTNVIKSAANVEGVATATVNTINVYDILKYDSFIITTDAVKKVEEVYA encoded by the coding sequence ATGCCAAAATTAAATGTATTAAATATTAATGGACAAAATGTTGGAGAAATAGAATTAGCTGATTCTATATTCAACGTAGAAGTTAATGAGCACGTTTTATACGAAGTTGTTAAAAATCAATTAGCAAACAAGAGACAAGGTACTCAATCTGCTAAAACTAGAGCAGAAGTTAGAGGTGGCGGAAGAAAGCCTTGGAAACAAAAAGGAACTGGTAGAGCTAGACAAGGTTCTATAAGAGCTGTACAATGGGTTGGTGGTGGAGTTGCATTCGCACCAAAGCCAAGAAACTATAGCTACACTTTACCAAGAAAAGTTAGAAGATTAGCTATAAAGAGTGCTTTAACTTCTAAAGTACAAAACAACGAAATAATAGTATTAGATTCTTTCAATATGGAAGCTCCTAAGACTAAAGAATTCGTTCAAATATTAAAGAATATAAATGCTGCTAAGAAAGCTTTAGTAGTAACTGCTGAAAATAACACTAACGTTATAAAATCAGCTGCTAACGTAGAAGGTGTTGCAACTGCTACAGTTAACACTATAAACGTTTACGATATATTAAAATATGATTCATTCATAATAACAACAGACGCTGTTAAAAAAGTGGAGGAGGTGTACGCATAA
- the rplW gene encoding 50S ribosomal protein L23 — protein MTNPHDIIIKPVVTEQSMADMVEKKYTFVVAKSANKTEIKKAIEKVFGVNVEKVNTMNYDGKVKRMGRSEGRTASFKKAVVKLAADSKEIEFFQGM, from the coding sequence ATGACTAATCCACATGATATAATAATAAAGCCAGTTGTAACTGAACAAAGTATGGCTGACATGGTTGAGAAAAAATATACTTTTGTAGTGGCAAAGTCTGCTAACAAAACTGAAATAAAGAAAGCTATAGAAAAAGTTTTCGGAGTTAACGTTGAAAAAGTAAACACAATGAACTACGATGGAAAAGTTAAAAGAATGGGTAGATCTGAAGGAAGAACTGCAAGCTTCAAAAAAGCAGTAGTTAAATTAGCTGCTGATAGCAAAGAAATAGAATTCTTCCAAGGTATGTAA
- the rplB gene encoding 50S ribosomal protein L2: MAIKKFKPTSPALRQMTVLVSDEITCNEPEKSLLVSLKKNSGRNAHGKITVRHRGGGNRRKYRIIDFKRNKDGIPAKVATIEYDPNRTANIALLNYADGEKRYILAPVGLKVGDTVLSGPTADIKPGNAMALKDMPVGTVVHNIELKPGKGAQLVRSAGVSAQLMAKEGKYALLRLPSGEMRYVSINCKATIGQVGNIEHGNVVIGKAGRKRHMGIRPTVRGSVMNPNDHPHGGGEGRSPIGRPSPVTPWGKPALGYKTRKKNKASDKLIVSRRTK, from the coding sequence ATGGCTATAAAAAAGTTTAAACCAACTTCTCCTGCCTTAAGACAAATGACAGTTTTAGTTTCTGATGAAATAACTTGCAATGAACCAGAAAAATCTCTTTTAGTTTCATTAAAGAAAAACTCTGGTAGAAATGCACACGGGAAAATAACTGTTCGTCACAGAGGTGGAGGAAACAGAAGAAAATATAGAATAATAGATTTCAAGAGAAATAAAGACGGTATACCTGCTAAGGTTGCTACAATAGAATACGATCCAAACAGAACTGCTAACATAGCTTTATTAAACTATGCAGATGGTGAAAAAAGATATATATTAGCTCCTGTTGGATTAAAAGTTGGGGATACTGTATTATCAGGACCAACTGCTGATATAAAACCAGGAAATGCTATGGCATTAAAAGATATGCCAGTTGGTACAGTTGTACACAACATAGAATTAAAGCCAGGAAAAGGAGCTCAGTTAGTTAGATCTGCTGGTGTTTCTGCTCAATTAATGGCTAAAGAAGGAAAATATGCTTTACTTAGATTACCATCAGGTGAAATGAGATACGTAAGCATAAACTGCAAAGCTACTATAGGACAAGTTGGTAATATAGAGCACGGTAACGTAGTTATCGGTAAAGCAGGTAGAAAAAGACATATGGGTATAAGACCTACTGTAAGAGGTTCTGTAATGAACCCTAATGACCATCCACACGGTGGTGGTGAAGGTAGATCTCCAATAGGTAGACCATCACCAGTTACTCCATGGGGTAAACCAGCTCTTGGATACAAAACTAGAAAGAAAAACAAAGCTTCTGATAAGTTAATAGTATCAAGAAGAACTAAATAA
- the rpsS gene encoding 30S ribosomal protein S19, whose amino-acid sequence MSRSTKKGPFIHARLLKKVEAMNESGNKEVIKTWSRSSTIFPQMVEHTIAVHDGRRHVPVYITEDMVGHKLGEFVATRTFKGHKDDEKSNKRK is encoded by the coding sequence ATGTCAAGATCAACTAAAAAAGGACCTTTTATACATGCTAGACTTTTAAAGAAAGTTGAAGCTATGAATGAAAGTGGAAATAAAGAAGTAATAAAAACTTGGTCAAGAAGTTCAACAATATTCCCTCAAATGGTAGAGCATACTATAGCTGTACATGATGGAAGAAGACACGTTCCTGTTTATATAACAGAAGATATGGTTGGACATAAATTAGGTGAGTTCGTTGCTACAAGAACTTTCAAAGGACACAAAGACGACGAAAAATCTAACAAAAGAAAATAA
- the rplV gene encoding 50S ribosomal protein L22: MEAKATAKFVRVSPRKAGQVCDLVRGKNVDEALAILKYTPRGAASIIAKVVKSAKANAENNHEMDVEKLYIDSIVANQGPTIKRFMPRAMGRATMIRKRTSHIEVVVKEKK; the protein is encoded by the coding sequence ATGGAAGCAAAAGCTACTGCAAAATTTGTACGTGTATCTCCAAGAAAAGCAGGTCAAGTATGTGACCTTGTAAGAGGAAAAAATGTTGATGAAGCATTAGCAATATTAAAGTACACTCCAAGAGGAGCAGCTTCAATAATAGCTAAGGTTGTTAAATCTGCTAAAGCTAACGCTGAAAATAACCACGAGATGGACGTTGAAAAATTATATATAGATTCAATAGTTGCTAACCAAGGACCTACAATAAAGAGATTTATGCCTAGAGCTATGGGTAGAGCTACTATGATAAGAAAAAGAACTTCTCATATAGAAGTTGTTGTTAAAGAAAAAAAATAA
- the rpsC gene encoding 30S ribosomal protein S3 produces MGQKVNPHGLRVGVIKDWDSRWFTTDKKEFGNLILEDHNVRKFLKNKLYSAGVAKIEIERSANKLKLDLHVAKPGVVIGRAGAGIEALKAELEKMTKKNVIVNIVEVRSIDKNAQLVAENIALAIERRVAFRRAMKQAIQRALKSGAKGIKVSASGRLGGAEMARTEGYSEGNVPLQTLRSDIDYGFAEADTTYGKIGIKVWVCNGEVLPTKNGVNPREDRRNDRRNNKRNDRRNDNRRNNSRGNDRGNNRGQRPQGQRPQGQRPQRTENKEN; encoded by the coding sequence ATGGGACAAAAGGTTAACCCACACGGACTGAGAGTCGGTGTTATAAAAGATTGGGATTCAAGATGGTTTACAACTGATAAAAAAGAGTTCGGAAACTTAATATTAGAAGACCACAATGTACGTAAATTCTTAAAGAATAAATTATACTCTGCTGGAGTTGCTAAGATAGAAATAGAAAGATCAGCAAACAAGTTAAAGTTAGACTTACACGTTGCTAAGCCAGGTGTTGTTATAGGAAGAGCTGGTGCTGGTATAGAAGCTTTAAAAGCAGAATTAGAAAAAATGACAAAGAAAAATGTTATAGTTAATATCGTTGAAGTAAGAAGCATCGATAAAAACGCTCAATTAGTAGCTGAAAACATAGCATTAGCTATCGAAAGAAGGGTAGCTTTCAGAAGAGCTATGAAGCAAGCTATACAAAGAGCTTTAAAATCAGGAGCTAAAGGTATAAAAGTTTCTGCATCTGGTAGATTAGGTGGAGCTGAAATGGCTAGAACTGAAGGATACAGCGAAGGAAACGTGCCTTTACAAACATTAAGATCTGATATCGATTACGGATTTGCTGAAGCTGATACTACTTACGGAAAAATAGGTATCAAAGTTTGGGTATGCAACGGAGAAGTTTTACCAACTAAAAACGGAGTAAACCCAAGAGAAGACAGAAGAAACGATAGAAGAAACAACAAGAGAAACGACAGAAGAAACGATAATAGAAGAAACAATTCTAGAGGAAATGACAGAGGAAACAACAGAGGACAAAGACCTCAAGGACAAAGACCTCAAGGACAAAGACCTCAAAGAACTGAAAATAAAGAAAACTAA
- the rplP gene encoding 50S ribosomal protein L16, whose translation MLMPKRVKRRRVHRGSMAGKAQKGNKVTYGEFGLMAMEASWITSNQIEAARIAMTRYIKRGGKVWIKIFPHKPVTRKPAETRMGAGKGSPEYWVAVVKPGRVMFELAGVDEAKAREAMRLAMHKLPVKCKFVKKEDLEVKGGE comes from the coding sequence ATGTTAATGCCAAAGAGAGTAAAACGTCGTAGAGTTCACAGAGGAAGCATGGCTGGTAAAGCTCAAAAAGGTAACAAAGTTACTTATGGTGAATTCGGATTAATGGCTATGGAAGCTTCATGGATAACTTCTAACCAAATAGAAGCTGCCAGAATCGCGATGACAAGATATATAAAAAGAGGCGGTAAGGTTTGGATAAAAATATTCCCTCACAAGCCTGTAACAAGAAAACCTGCTGAAACTCGTATGGGTGCTGGTAAAGGTTCACCAGAATACTGGGTAGCAGTAGTTAAGCCAGGAAGAGTTATGTTCGAACTAGCTGGTGTAGATGAAGCTAAAGCAAGAGAAGCTATGAGACTTGCAATGCACAAACTTCCTGTAAAATGTAAGTTTGTAAAGAAAGAAGATTTAGAAGTAAAGGGTGGTGAATAG
- the rpmC gene encoding 50S ribosomal protein L29 → MKAKELRDLTSEELMNKLNDFKSELFSLRFQLATGQLENTARIKFVKKDIARVKTILAERKLNETRA, encoded by the coding sequence ATGAAAGCTAAAGAATTAAGAGATTTAACAAGCGAAGAGCTAATGAATAAATTAAATGACTTCAAAAGTGAATTATTTAGCTTAAGATTCCAATTAGCTACTGGTCAATTAGAAAACACAGCAAGAATTAAGTTTGTGAAAAAGGATATAGCTAGAGTAAAAACTATCCTTGCTGAAAGAAAGTTAAACGAAACTAGAGCTTAA
- the rpsQ gene encoding 30S ribosomal protein S17 translates to MERGRRKVRIGRVVSDKMDKTIVVAVEDFVRHPLYNKPVKRTKKFKAHDENNVCRIGDRVKIMETRPLSKDKRFRLVEVVEKVK, encoded by the coding sequence ATGGAAAGAGGAAGAAGAAAAGTAAGAATAGGCCGTGTTGTAAGTGACAAAATGGACAAAACTATAGTAGTTGCTGTTGAAGATTTCGTACGTCATCCATTATACAATAAGCCAGTTAAGAGAACTAAAAAGTTCAAGGCTCATGATGAAAACAACGTATGTAGAATCGGAGATAGAGTTAAGATAATGGAAACTAGACCTTTATCTAAAGATAAGAGATTCAGATTAGTTGAAGTTGTTGAAAAAGTTAAGTAG
- the rplN gene encoding 50S ribosomal protein L14, translating into MVQQETRLKVADNSGAKELLCIRVLGGSKRRYGNIGDVIVASVKSATPGGVVKKGKVVKAVIVRSKKGIRRNDGSYIAFDENAAVIIKDDKTPVGTRIFGPVARELRDNDFMKIVSLAPEVL; encoded by the coding sequence ATGGTACAACAAGAGACACGTTTAAAAGTTGCGGATAACTCTGGTGCAAAAGAATTACTTTGTATTCGTGTACTAGGTGGAAGTAAAAGAAGATATGGTAATATAGGCGACGTAATAGTTGCTAGTGTTAAAAGTGCAACACCAGGTGGAGTTGTAAAAAAAGGTAAAGTTGTTAAAGCTGTTATAGTAAGAAGCAAAAAAGGCATAAGACGTAATGACGGAAGTTATATAGCTTTCGACGAGAATGCTGCTGTAATAATCAAAGATGATAAAACTCCAGTAGGAACTCGTATATTCGGGCCTGTTGCTAGAGAGTTAAGAGATAATGATTTCATGAAGATAGTTTCTCTTGCTCCAGAAGTACTATAA
- the rplX gene encoding 50S ribosomal protein L24, giving the protein MRVKKGDTVVVIAGKDKGKKGTVTKVMPKANRVLVEGVNVITKHQKPSAMNPQGGIINKEAPIHISNVMPLDPETGKGTRVRFEVKDGKKVRVSVKSGKEI; this is encoded by the coding sequence ATGCGTGTTAAAAAAGGCGACACTGTTGTAGTAATAGCAGGAAAAGATAAAGGTAAAAAAGGTACAGTTACTAAGGTAATGCCAAAGGCTAATAGAGTATTAGTTGAAGGTGTTAACGTAATAACTAAGCACCAAAAACCAAGTGCTATGAATCCACAAGGTGGAATAATAAATAAAGAAGCCCCAATTCATATATCTAACGTTATGCCATTAGATCCTGAAACAGGAAAAGGAACAAGAGTTAGATTTGAAGTTAAAGATGGGAAAAAAGTAAGAGTATCAGTAAAGAGCGGAAAAGAAATATAA
- the rplE gene encoding 50S ribosomal protein L5 translates to MASRLQEKYMKEVAPALMEKFGYKNVMEIPKLDKIVINMGIGDARENPKGLEKAVEEMEIISGQKPVVTRARKSVANFKLREGMPIGAKVTLRADKMYYFMDKLVSVSLPRVRDFRGVNANAFDGRGNYALGVKEQLIFPEIEYDKVDKVRGMDIIFVTTAKTDEEARELLKLLGMPFSK, encoded by the coding sequence ATGGCTTCTAGATTACAAGAAAAATATATGAAAGAAGTTGCTCCTGCTTTAATGGAGAAATTTGGATATAAGAACGTTATGGAAATACCTAAGTTAGACAAAATAGTTATAAACATGGGTATAGGTGACGCTAGAGAGAATCCAAAAGGCTTAGAAAAAGCTGTTGAAGAAATGGAAATAATATCTGGTCAAAAGCCAGTTGTTACTAGAGCAAGAAAGTCTGTTGCGAACTTCAAATTAAGAGAAGGTATGCCAATAGGTGCTAAAGTAACTTTAAGAGCAGATAAAATGTACTACTTCATGGATAAGTTAGTATCTGTATCTTTACCAAGAGTTAGAGACTTCAGAGGAGTTAATGCTAATGCATTCGACGGAAGAGGAAACTACGCTTTAGGTGTTAAAGAACAGTTAATATTCCCTGAAATAGAATACGATAAAGTTGATAAAGTAAGAGGAATGGATATAATATTCGTTACAACTGCTAAAACAGACGAAGAAGCTCGTGAATTATTAAAATTATTAGGAATGCCGTTTTCTAAGTAA
- a CDS encoding type Z 30S ribosomal protein S14, with protein sequence MARKAMVVKQQRKQKYATREYTRCSICGRPHSVLRKFGICRICFRELAYKGQIPGVRKASW encoded by the coding sequence GTGGCAAGAAAAGCAATGGTTGTTAAACAACAAAGAAAGCAAAAGTACGCTACTAGAGAGTACACTAGATGTAGCATATGTGGAAGACCACATTCAGTATTAAGAAAATTCGGTATATGCCGTATATGCTTTAGAGAATTAGCTTATAAAGGTCAAATACCTGGTGTTAGAAAAGCAAGCTGGTAA
- the rpsH gene encoding 30S ribosomal protein S8, whose translation MTMTDPIADMLTRIRNANVVKHETVDVPASNMKKEIARILLEEGFVRGYDVIEDGKQGIIRIQLKYGQSGERVISGLKRISKPGMRVYASNHEVPKVLNGLGISVISTSKGILTDKQARKENVGGEVICYVW comes from the coding sequence ATGACAATGACAGATCCAATTGCAGATATGCTTACACGTATAAGAAATGCTAACGTTGTTAAGCATGAAACTGTTGACGTTCCTGCTTCTAATATGAAGAAAGAAATAGCTAGAATCTTATTAGAAGAAGGTTTCGTTAGAGGTTATGATGTTATAGAAGATGGAAAGCAAGGAATAATAAGAATACAATTAAAGTACGGACAATCAGGCGAAAGAGTTATATCAGGACTTAAGAGAATATCTAAGCCAGGTATGAGAGTTTACGCTTCTAACCATGAAGTACCAAAAGTATTAAATGGATTAGGTATATCAGTTATATCTACTTCAAAAGGTATATTAACTGACAAGCAAGCAAGAAAAGAAAATGTTGGTGGAGAAGTAATCTGCTACGTTTGGTAA
- the rplF gene encoding 50S ribosomal protein L6, whose protein sequence is MSRIGVKPITVPAGVEVTITEGNLVTVKGPKGTLSKQFDAALTIKQEENTITVERPTNNKQHRSLHGLTRTLIDNMVVGVTNGFEKKLELVGVGYRAQKQGKKLVMNLGFSHPVEMEDPEGITVEAPNQTELIVKGIDKQLVGNYAAKIRDWRKPEPYKGKGIRYAGEVVRRKEGKTGKK, encoded by the coding sequence ATGTCAAGAATAGGTGTTAAGCCAATAACTGTGCCAGCTGGTGTTGAAGTAACTATAACAGAAGGAAACTTAGTTACAGTTAAAGGACCTAAAGGAACTTTATCTAAGCAATTTGATGCGGCATTAACTATAAAGCAAGAAGAAAATACTATAACTGTTGAAAGACCTACTAACAACAAGCAACATAGATCATTACACGGATTAACTAGAACGTTAATAGATAATATGGTAGTTGGTGTTACTAATGGATTCGAAAAGAAATTAGAATTAGTTGGTGTTGGATACAGAGCTCAAAAGCAAGGGAAGAAATTAGTTATGAACTTAGGATTCTCTCATCCAGTAGAAATGGAAGATCCAGAAGGAATAACTGTTGAAGCTCCTAACCAAACTGAGTTAATAGTTAAAGGTATAGATAAGCAATTAGTAGGAAACTACGCTGCTAAAATAAGAGACTGGAGAAAGCCAGAGCCATACAAAGGTAAAGGTATAAGATACGCTGGTGAAGTTGTAAGACGTAAAGAAGGTAAAACTGGTAAGAAATAA
- the rplR gene encoding 50S ribosomal protein L18, which produces MLKKADKNAKRLQRHKRVRKKVNGTTQRPRLCVFRSSNNIYAQIIDDTNRVTLVSASSLEAEVKGAVSHTGNKAAAKMVGQLVAKKAVEKGITEVVFDRGGYLYHGRIQELAEGAREAGLKF; this is translated from the coding sequence ATGTTAAAGAAAGCTGATAAAAACGCAAAAAGACTTCAAAGACATAAGAGAGTTCGTAAAAAAGTAAACGGAACTACTCAAAGACCAAGATTATGTGTATTTAGAAGTTCAAACAATATATATGCTCAAATAATAGATGATACAAACAGAGTTACTCTTGTTTCTGCATCTTCTTTAGAAGCAGAAGTAAAGGGAGCTGTAAGTCATACAGGAAACAAAGCTGCAGCTAAAATGGTTGGTCAATTAGTGGCTAAAAAAGCTGTAGAAAAAGGAATCACTGAAGTTGTATTTGACAGAGGTGGATACCTATATCACGGAAGAATACAAGAGTTAGCTGAAGGTGCTAGAGAAGCTGGTCTTAAGTTCTAA
- the rpsE gene encoding 30S ribosomal protein S5 translates to MLRRKPIDARQLDLQERVVEVRRVTKVVKGGRNFRFAALVVVGDENGHVGVGTGKAMEVPDAIKKAVEDAKKNLIEVPMVGTTIPHQVNGHFGAGKILIMPAQEGTGVIAGGPARAVLELAGLKDVRAKSLGSNNPRNMVNATIEGLNSLKTAEEIAKLRGKKVEDLLG, encoded by the coding sequence ATGCTACGTCGTAAGCCGATAGATGCAAGACAACTTGATTTACAAGAAAGAGTTGTTGAAGTTAGACGTGTTACTAAAGTTGTTAAAGGTGGTAGAAACTTTAGATTCGCAGCTTTAGTTGTTGTAGGAGACGAAAACGGACACGTTGGTGTAGGTACTGGAAAAGCTATGGAAGTTCCAGATGCTATAAAAAAAGCAGTAGAAGATGCTAAGAAGAATCTTATAGAAGTACCAATGGTTGGTACAACTATTCCTCATCAAGTAAACGGACACTTTGGTGCTGGAAAAATATTAATAATGCCTGCTCAAGAAGGTACAGGAGTTATAGCTGGGGGACCTGCTAGAGCTGTACTTGAATTAGCTGGATTAAAAGACGTTAGAGCTAAATCTTTAGGATCTAACAACCCAAGAAATATGGTAAATGCTACAATAGAAGGACTTAACTCTCTTAAGACAGCTGAAGAAATAGCTAAATTAAGAGGTAAAAAAGTTGAAGATCTTCTAGGGTAA
- the rpmD gene encoding 50S ribosomal protein L30 yields the protein MAKLQIKLVRSTIGTTPNQRKNVEALGLRKREQVVVKEDNAQTRGMINKVKHLVEVTEIAE from the coding sequence ATGGCTAAATTACAAATAAAATTAGTTAGAAGTACAATAGGAACTACTCCTAACCAAAGAAAAAACGTAGAAGCGTTAGGATTAAGAAAAAGAGAACAAGTAGTTGTTAAAGAAGATAATGCCCAAACAAGAGGTATGATAAACAAAGTTAAGCATTTAGTTGAAGTAACTGAAATAGCTGAATAA
- the rplO gene encoding 50S ribosomal protein L15 has protein sequence MKLHELRPAEGAVRSKKRLGRGTATGQGKTAGRGQKGQKSRSGGGVRVGFEGGQMPLARRLPKRGFKNPFRKEYTEVNVELLNRFENGTEITAEVLKSTGAISKIAKDGIKVLGNGNLEKAVTVKAAKFTASAQEKIEKAGGKAELV, from the coding sequence ATGAAACTACATGAATTAAGACCTGCTGAAGGTGCAGTAAGATCTAAGAAAAGATTAGGTAGAGGTACTGCTACTGGACAAGGTAAAACTGCAGGACGTGGACAAAAAGGACAAAAGTCTCGTTCAGGTGGTGGAGTAAGAGTTGGATTCGAAGGTGGACAAATGCCACTTGCTAGAAGACTTCCTAAGAGAGGTTTCAAAAATCCATTCAGAAAAGAATACACTGAAGTTAATGTTGAATTATTAAACAGATTTGAAAACGGAACAGAAATAACTGCTGAAGTTTTAAAATCAACTGGAGCTATAAGCAAAATAGCTAAAGACGGTATAAAAGTTTTAGGAAACGGAAACTTAGAAAAAGCTGTAACTGTTAAAGCTGCTAAATTTACTGCTTCAGCTCAAGAAAAAATAGAAAAAGCTGGTGGAAAAGCAGAGTTAGTTTAA